A region from the Brassica napus cultivar Da-Ae chromosome C8, Da-Ae, whole genome shotgun sequence genome encodes:
- the LOC111209010 gene encoding short-chain dehydrogenase reductase 2a, with the protein MPAQVIPDHTFQSIHETMMEETNSTLFHKRLEGKVAIITGGAHGIGKATVQLFARHGATVVIADVDATAGSFLAKSLSASQVAFISCDVSVEADVENLVNLTVARFGRLDILFNNAGVLGDQKKHKSILDFNAEEFDQVMRVNVRGVGLGMKHAASAMIKRGFKGCIISMASVAGVMGGMGPHAYTASKHAIVGLTKNAACELGKYGIRVNCISPFGVATSMLVNAWRKGDVGDGDEVEEMEEFVRSLANLKGETLRATDIAEAALYLASDESKYVNGHNLVVDGGVTTARNCVGL; encoded by the exons ATGCCGGCCCAAGTGATCCCTGACCATACCTTTCAATCCATCCACGAGACCATGATGGAGGAGACTAATTCaactttatttcataaaag GTTGGAAGGAAAAGTAGCCATCATAACCGGAGGCGCACATGGAATCGGCAAAGCCACCGTCCAGCTATTCGCGAGACACGGTGCCACGGTGGTGATCGCTGACGTGGACGCCACCGCCGGCTCTTTCCTAGCTAAATCTCTCTCAGCATCCCAAGTCGCCTTTATAAGCTGCGATGTCTCGGTAGAAGCTGACGTGGAAAACTTAGTGAACCTTACCGTGGCACGGTTCGGCCGGCTCGACATTCTATTCAACAACGCAGGAGTTCTCGGTGACCAGAAGAAACACAAAAGCATACTAGACTTCAACGCTGAAGAGTTCGACCAAGTGATGCGTGTGAACGTGCGAGGCGTAGGTCTCGGCATGAAACACGCGGCAAGTGCCATGATCAAGAGAGGGTTTAAAGGTTGCATAATCTCGATGGCGAGTGTGGCCGGTGTGATGGGTGGAATGGGGCCACACGCTTACACAGCGTCGAAACATGCGATCGTTGGACTGACCAAGAACGCAGCTTGTGAGCTAGGTAAGTATGGGATTAGGGTTAACTGCATATCGCCGTTTGGAGTTGCCACGTCGATGCTGGTGAACGCGTGGCGGAAGGGTGACGTGGGAGATGGTGATGAGGTGGAGGAGATGGAGGAGTTTGTGAGGAGTTTGGCTAATTTAAAAGGAGAGACGTTGAGAGCCACGGATATAGCTGAAGCGGCGTTATATTTAGCGAGTGATGAGTCAAAGTATGTTAATGGACATAACCTTGTCGTTGACGGTGGTGTTACGACTGCGAGAAACTGTGTTGGTTTGTGA
- the LOC106367756 gene encoding prosaposin-like, translating into MGPKAGTLVIFLLGLTLLSDARSFLHSSLDSEKVIKNEKVCTLCEEYVNVAISYLENNQTQAQIIEDLHDRCSRMRGFAQQCVTLVDYYVPLFFIQLESFQPEDFCKRMNLCDKVAALVEEARQDSCAVCHKTVSDILIKLQDPDTQLDIVELLLKGCKSFKNHEKKCKKLVFEYGPLILVNANDFLVKNDVCKLLRACPDEKTVLTQPGTADS; encoded by the exons ATGGGACCAAAAGCTGGAACGTTGGTTATTTTCTTGCTGGGGTTGACCTTGCTTTCCGACGCTAGATCTTTCCTTCACTCTTCCCTAGACTCAG AGAAAGTTATAAAGAATGAAAAGGTTTGCACTCTGTGTGAGGAATATGTTAACGTTGCTATCAGCTACCTTGAGAATAACCAAACACAAGCACAGATAATCGAGGACCTTCATGATCGGTGTTCCCGTATGCGCGGTTTTGCACAGCAG TGCGTAACTTTGGTTGACTATTATGTCCCTCTTTTCTTTATACAACTGGAGTCGTTTCAACCTGAAGATTTCTGCAAgaggatgaatctttgtgacAAAGTGGCTGCTCTTGTAGAAGAAGCCCGTCAGGATAGCTGCGCTGTATGCCACAAGACTGTTTCAGATATTCTCATCAAACTCCAAGATCCCGACACACAG CTGGATATAGTTGAGCTACTTCTCAAGGGATGCAAATCGTTCAAGAACCATGAGAAGAAG TGCAAGAAGTTGGTGTTCGAGTATGGACCTCTGATCCTAGTAAATGCAAACGATTTCTTAGTGAAAAATGACGTCTGCAAACTCTTACGCGCATGTCCAGACGAGAAAACGGTTCTAACGCAGCCCGGGACGGCAGATTCTTGA
- the LOC125591107 gene encoding uncharacterized protein LOC125591107, translating into MVGGWLFANATSETHIYLDLETAAKQCYYERLATDGSAAPTSPTKLPHGKKFETLTVSELNEYVTTTQFHAIDFLCIGKVMGIQTDKGWCYIGCSKKLLQGESSFTRTVCANPNVVASLRYRVELTISDETEEAIFAAFSEMIKLTTSTLLKLGNTWFNFN; encoded by the exons ATGGTTGGAG GGTGGTTATTCGCAAACGCAACATCTGAGACTCATATCTACTTAGACTTGGAAACAGCTGCAAAACAGTGTTATTATGAGAG ATTGGCTACTGATGGCTCAGCAGCGCCAACAAGCCCAACAAAGTTACCTCATGGGAAGAAATTTGAAACCCTCACCGTCTCAGAGCTGAATGAATATGTCACCACAACACAATTTCAC GCAATCGACTTCCTTTGTATTGGCAAAGTTATGGGAATTCAAACTGACAAAGGCTGGTGTTACATTGGTTGCTCTAAGAAGCTTCTGCAGGGTGAATCTTCATTCACACGCACTGTTTGCGCTAACCCAAATGTTGTTGCTTCCCTCAG GTACCGTGTGGAGTTGACCATTTCAGATGAAACCGAGGAAGCTATCTTCGCAGCTTTTTCCGAGATGATCAAGCTGACAACGTCCACGCTTCTGAAGTTGGGTAACACATGGTTCAATTTCAACTAA
- the LOC125591104 gene encoding WEB family protein At3g51720-like, producing MAEPLCESSFVGDIDTSAPFESVREAATRFGGFGFWKPSSLSNIFEPSQNDVDEANIVASELEKELISKEGEALKVLKSLESIKGIVEELKSKLHRREDKENCDMSVLKELNQAKTNLCKTTEDLAAIRESVELLNKRLEEERAALQKTRERLNSKNAAEISKEIQRLSDDALEFSKTGEEARFAVDKAVCEIERTRSKIKAAELRLVAARKMKEAARAAEAVAIAEIKDVTRRRRRRETLQEEILEKIEETAQEIRSSKRTIEEGLERVNSAKMEEEETKWQWSERRRRSSSYKGKYKNRRETVLMDVNGLDMMMNGDGTSSSVAVLKPAMSIGQILSRKLLLADEAAMMMNGRVSLGQILGKTNVKERSGEGKEKEKRVNGKRKRFGLAKLSVMLNKECKNKKKKIVLNLK from the exons ATGGCTGAACCCCTTTGTGAATCCTCCTTCGTCGGTGATATCGACACTTCGGCTCCATTCGAGTCAGTGAGAGAAGCCGCCACTCGGTTTGGCGGATTCGGTTTCTGGAAACCTTCTTCCCTTAGCAACATCTTCGAACCTTCTCAg AACGATGTGGACGAAGCTAACATTGTGGCGAGTGAGTTAGAGAAGGAACTGATCTCCAAAGAAGGAGAAGCTTTGAAAGTCTTGAAGTCGCTCGAGTCGATCAAAGGCATAGTCGAAGAGCTCAAATCAAAGCTACACCGAAGAGAAGACAAAGAGAACTGCGACATGAGCGTTCTGAAAGAGCTAAACCAAGCCAAGACGAATCTTTGCAAGACGACCGAAGATCTCGCCGCTATACGCGAGTCCGTCGAGTTACTGAACAAGAGACTGGAAGAGGAGCGAGCCGCGCTCCAGAAGACGCGAGAGAGGTTAAACTCCAAGAACGCGGCAGAGATCTCAAAGGAGATTCAGAGACTAAGTGATGATGCGTTGGAGTTTAGTAAAACAGGGGAGGAAGCGCGTTTTGCGGTTGATAAAGCTGTGTGTGAGATCGAACGGACGAGGAGCAAGATCAAAGCTGCTGAGTTGCGTTTGGTCGCTGCTAGGAAGATGAAGGAAGCTGCTCGAGCGGCTGAAGCGGTTGCAATCGCTGAAATCAAAGATGTCACcaggagaagaaggagaagagagacgTTGCAGGAGGAGattcttgagaagattgaagagacAGCTCAAGAGATCAGAAGCAGTAAGAGGACGATTGAGGAAGGTCTGGAGAGAGTGAACAGCGCGAaaatggaggaagaagagacCAAATGGCAGTGGTCAGAACGTAGGAGGAGATCTTCGTCTTACAAGGGCAAGTACAAGAACAGGAGAGAGACGGTTCTGATGGATGTAAACGGTCTGGATATGATGATGAATGGAGACGGGACATCGTCTTCAGTTGCTGTCTTGAAACCAGCGATGTCTATTGGGCAGATACTGAGCAGGAAGCTACTTCTAGCGGATGAGGCAGCGATGATGATGAACGGGAGAGTGTCCTTGGGTCAGATTCTTGGGAAGACTAACGTGAAAGAAAGAAGTGGTGAAGGGAAGGAAAAAGAGAAGAGGGTCAATGGGAAGAGGAAGAGGTTCGGATTGGCTAAGTTATCTGTGATGTTGAACAAAGAGtgcaagaacaagaagaagaagatagttCTGAACTTGAAGTGA
- the LOC106363419 gene encoding uncharacterized protein LOC106363419, with protein sequence MALVRKLTASSSSAAHDGINPGKIKVQMIRVWKGDKNESGNSVDMVLLDSSGTNIHATIGEAYSKWIQDIGGATINESNRENIEIDVLEDLMIADCKDPIKTLVKKIYGESFPESYNPGFFQGKAILCSTNEDVNQINDYMLSQISGEETVCLSADSISPLNSHPSDYMRYPPELLNSIKAPGLPNHCLRLKVGVPVILLQDIMPNHGLCNGTRLQITRLGGFALGARILTGARIGEEVIIPRIPTHPTDENFPIKMQRKQFPLAVSFAMTINKNEGQPLSKIGIYQPRRVLPHGPMYVAVSKGKTRDGLKVLITNKDGKPNEETSDVVFKEVGVSED encoded by the exons ATGGCACTAGTCCGAAAACTTACTGCCTCGTCCTCTTCTGCTGCTCACGATGGTATCAATCCAGGGAAGATCAAAGTGCAGATGATCCGTGTATGGAAGGGTGATAAGAATGAATCAGGCAACTCGGTCGATATGGTTTTACTTGATTCATCG GGGACAAATATTCATGCAACTATAGGTGAAGCTTATTCAAAATGGATTCAAGATATTGGTGGTGCAACGATCAACGAGTCAAATAGAGAAAATATTGAAATTGATGTTCTTGAAGATTTGATGATAGCTGACTGCAAGGATCCTATCAAAACTTTAGTGAAGAAAATTTATGGAGAATCTTTTCCAGAGTCCTATAATCCTGGGTTTTTTCAGGGGAAAGCTATTTTGTGTTCTACAAATGAAGATGTGAACCAGATTAATGATTATATGCTTTCGCAGATATCGG GTGAAGAAACGGTGTGTCTGAGCGCTGACAGTATTTCTCCATTGAATTCACACCCGAGTGACTACATGCGATACCCTCCAGAACTTTTGAATAGCATCAAAGCCCCTGGATTGCCTAACCATTGTTTGAGATTGAAGGTTGGTGTTCCTGTCATCTTACTACAGGACATTATGCCTAACCATGGACTATGTAATGGGACAAGACTTCAGATTACACGACTGGGTGGTTTTGCGCTTGGGGCTAGAATTTTAACAGGTGCTAGGATTGGGGAGGAAGTCATTATCCCAAGGATACCTACACATCCAACAGACGAAAATTTTCCCATCAAAATGCAGCGTAAGCAGTTTCCTTTGGCAGTTTCTTTTGCAATGactataaacaaaaatgaaggtCAGCCACTTTCCAAGATTGGTATCTATCAACCAAGACGAGTGTTACCTCATGGACCTATGTATGTTGCTGTATCCAAAGGGAAGACTAGAGATGGTTTGAAAGTTCTTATCACAAATAAAGATGGGAAACCTAATGAAGAAACCTCAGATGTTGTGTTCAAGGAGGTAGGTGTTTCAGAAGATTGA